A window of Bacteroidota bacterium contains these coding sequences:
- a CDS encoding methyltransferase domain-containing protein, producing the protein MNGNFKKKYWFDIWFDSPYYHLLYQHRDKDEAKEFITNLIQHLKLAPHSFLLDLACGKGRHSIYFAKNGYNVTGLDLSKQSIQYAQQFENDSLSFFTHDMRQPFRVNYFDAVMNLFTSFGYFENEKDNLKTIQSAAASMKQGGVLVIDFMNSTKVLNELIPKEQKKVCDIAFKIQKKIEKGFLIKHINFTDNGEDFSFTEKVKTLKLPDFIHYFEKSGLRLTATFGNYNLQKFDEKTSERLILLATKV; encoded by the coding sequence ATGAATGGCAACTTCAAGAAAAAATACTGGTTCGATATCTGGTTCGATTCTCCCTACTATCACTTACTCTATCAACACAGAGATAAAGATGAAGCAAAAGAATTTATTACCAATTTAATTCAGCACCTTAAGCTTGCACCACATTCATTTTTGCTCGATTTGGCCTGCGGTAAAGGAAGACACTCTATTTATTTTGCTAAAAATGGATATAATGTTACGGGCTTAGACCTCTCCAAACAAAGCATTCAATATGCACAACAATTCGAAAACGATTCGCTTTCTTTCTTTACACACGATATGCGCCAGCCCTTTCGTGTGAATTATTTCGATGCGGTAATGAACCTCTTTACCAGTTTCGGTTATTTCGAAAATGAAAAAGATAATCTAAAAACCATTCAATCTGCCGCAGCCTCCATGAAACAAGGGGGTGTATTGGTTATTGATTTTATGAATTCTACCAAAGTGCTCAATGAACTAATACCTAAGGAACAAAAAAAAGTCTGCGATATCGCTTTTAAAATTCAAAAAAAAATAGAAAAAGGTTTTCTCATCAAACACATTAATTTCACCGATAATGGCGAAGATTTTTCCTTCACCGAAAAAGTAAAAACCCTTAAACTGCCTGACTTTATTCACTATTTCGAAAAAAGTGGATTACGTCTTACGGCAACTTTTGGAAATTACAACCTTCAAAAATTCGATGAAAAAACTTCCGAACGCCTCATTTTACTGGCAACTAAAGTGTAA